The following proteins are encoded in a genomic region of Xenopus laevis strain J_2021 chromosome 3L, Xenopus_laevis_v10.1, whole genome shotgun sequence:
- the amn1.L gene encoding protein AMN1 homolog isoform X2: MNADCGLAGSPGINCTCLFPPPGNNSQFFSAQFNGCYGLLLLVTAPGTCVNNSSLSLTFTLGSTDTTGNQSIWQLPPAHLPTYSPFSLLRCVIYVARSFSRYDSQIEPLPPHIKDKLIKLLSAHGHISDSNISQVLHPGVMKLDLRECDISDVSLQLISRCSQLKEINVNARKGEERTSITSEGISALAQSCPNLSVISMKRCCNITDHGLLSVTRNCRLLRVVNLSGCSGISDGSLGALGQNCTFLQSVDFSSTKVTDDGVRALEVLMSRCVLLTDRAVEYVVLSCPHINIFVFHGCPLVTGWSREILERMAQSNKLKQVTWTIY, encoded by the exons ATGAACGCTGACTGCGGATTGGCTGGGTCACCTGGTATAAATTGTACCTGTCTCTTCCCTCCCCCAGGGAACAATAGTCAGTTTTTTTCTGCTCAGtttaatggttgctatgggctacttcTCCTGGTTACCGCACCGGGCACTTGTGTTAATAACTCTTCTCTTTCTCTGACCTTTACACTGGGTTCTACTGACACTACTGGGAATCAGtctatatggcagctcccacctgccCATCTTCCTACATATTCCCCTTTCTCTCTCCTCAGGTGTGTGATTTATGTCGCCAGAAGTTTCTCCCGTTATGACTCGCAGATTGAACCGTTGCCTCCCCACATTAAGGACAAGCTGATAAAACTGTTGAGTGCTCACGGGCATATCTCAGACTCAAACATCAGTCAG GTTCTGCACCCCGGGGTGATGAAACTGGACCTACGGGAGTGCGACATCTCGGATGTTTCTCTTCAGCTCATTTCTCGTTGCAGCCAATTAAAAGAAATTAATGTCAATGCTCGTAAAGGGGAGGAGAGAACTTCCATCACTTCTGAAG GTATCTCAGCCCTGGCCCAGTCCTGCCCCAATCTCAGTGTGATCTCTATGAAAAGATGCTGCAACATCACAGACCATGGGCTCCTGTCTGTCACCCGCAACTGTCGTCTCCTGCGAGTCGTTAATCTGAGCGGCTGCTCCGGGATCAGCGATGGGTCCCTGGGGGCCCTGGGTCAGAACTGCACTTTCCTACAGAGCGTGGACTTCTCCTCTACCAAG GTCACAGATGACGGCGTTAGAGCCCTG GAAGTTCTCATGAGCCGCTGTGTTTTACTGACGGACCGAGCGGTGGAATACGTCGTCCTCTCCTGCCCCCACATCAACATCTTTGTGTTCCACGGATGCCCCCTCGTCACAG GTTGGTCACGGGAGATTCTGGAGCGCATGGCTCAATCCAACAAACTGAAACAAGTCACCTGGACAATTTACTGA
- the amn1.L gene encoding protein AMN1 homolog isoform X1, whose product MNADCGLAGSPGINCTCLFPPPGNNSQFFSAQFNGCYGLLLLVTAPGTCVNNSSLSLTFTLGSTDTTGNQSIWQLPPAHLPTYSPFSLLRCVIYVARSFSRYDSQIEPLPPHIKDKLIKLLSAHGHISDSNISQVLHPGVMKLDLRECDISDVSLQLISRCSQLKEINVNARKGEERTSITSEGISALAQSCPNLSVISMKRCCNITDHGLLSVTRNCRLLRVVNLSGCSGISDGSLGALGQNCTFLQSVDFSSTKVTDDGVRALVSGSCAQTLKEVLMSRCVLLTDRAVEYVVLSCPHINIFVFHGCPLVTGWSREILERMAQSNKLKQVTWTIY is encoded by the exons ATGAACGCTGACTGCGGATTGGCTGGGTCACCTGGTATAAATTGTACCTGTCTCTTCCCTCCCCCAGGGAACAATAGTCAGTTTTTTTCTGCTCAGtttaatggttgctatgggctacttcTCCTGGTTACCGCACCGGGCACTTGTGTTAATAACTCTTCTCTTTCTCTGACCTTTACACTGGGTTCTACTGACACTACTGGGAATCAGtctatatggcagctcccacctgccCATCTTCCTACATATTCCCCTTTCTCTCTCCTCAGGTGTGTGATTTATGTCGCCAGAAGTTTCTCCCGTTATGACTCGCAGATTGAACCGTTGCCTCCCCACATTAAGGACAAGCTGATAAAACTGTTGAGTGCTCACGGGCATATCTCAGACTCAAACATCAGTCAG GTTCTGCACCCCGGGGTGATGAAACTGGACCTACGGGAGTGCGACATCTCGGATGTTTCTCTTCAGCTCATTTCTCGTTGCAGCCAATTAAAAGAAATTAATGTCAATGCTCGTAAAGGGGAGGAGAGAACTTCCATCACTTCTGAAG GTATCTCAGCCCTGGCCCAGTCCTGCCCCAATCTCAGTGTGATCTCTATGAAAAGATGCTGCAACATCACAGACCATGGGCTCCTGTCTGTCACCCGCAACTGTCGTCTCCTGCGAGTCGTTAATCTGAGCGGCTGCTCCGGGATCAGCGATGGGTCCCTGGGGGCCCTGGGTCAGAACTGCACTTTCCTACAGAGCGTGGACTTCTCCTCTACCAAG GTCACAGATGACGGCGTTAGAGCCCTGGTGAGTGGCAGTTGCGCACAGACGTTAAAG GAAGTTCTCATGAGCCGCTGTGTTTTACTGACGGACCGAGCGGTGGAATACGTCGTCCTCTCCTGCCCCCACATCAACATCTTTGTGTTCCACGGATGCCCCCTCGTCACAG GTTGGTCACGGGAGATTCTGGAGCGCATGGCTCAATCCAACAAACTGAAACAAGTCACCTGGACAATTTACTGA
- the amn1.L gene encoding protein AMN1 homolog isoform X3, giving the protein MFCGGVDPLLDLCVIYVARSFSRYDSQIEPLPPHIKDKLIKLLSAHGHISDSNISQVLHPGVMKLDLRECDISDVSLQLISRCSQLKEINVNARKGEERTSITSEGISALAQSCPNLSVISMKRCCNITDHGLLSVTRNCRLLRVVNLSGCSGISDGSLGALGQNCTFLQSVDFSSTKVTDDGVRALVSGSCAQTLKEVLMSRCVLLTDRAVEYVVLSCPHINIFVFHGCPLVTGWSREILERMAQSNKLKQVTWTIY; this is encoded by the exons ATGTTCTGCGGGGGGGTGGATCCGCTTCTGGACCT GTGTGTGATTTATGTCGCCAGAAGTTTCTCCCGTTATGACTCGCAGATTGAACCGTTGCCTCCCCACATTAAGGACAAGCTGATAAAACTGTTGAGTGCTCACGGGCATATCTCAGACTCAAACATCAGTCAG GTTCTGCACCCCGGGGTGATGAAACTGGACCTACGGGAGTGCGACATCTCGGATGTTTCTCTTCAGCTCATTTCTCGTTGCAGCCAATTAAAAGAAATTAATGTCAATGCTCGTAAAGGGGAGGAGAGAACTTCCATCACTTCTGAAG GTATCTCAGCCCTGGCCCAGTCCTGCCCCAATCTCAGTGTGATCTCTATGAAAAGATGCTGCAACATCACAGACCATGGGCTCCTGTCTGTCACCCGCAACTGTCGTCTCCTGCGAGTCGTTAATCTGAGCGGCTGCTCCGGGATCAGCGATGGGTCCCTGGGGGCCCTGGGTCAGAACTGCACTTTCCTACAGAGCGTGGACTTCTCCTCTACCAAG GTCACAGATGACGGCGTTAGAGCCCTGGTGAGTGGCAGTTGCGCACAGACGTTAAAG GAAGTTCTCATGAGCCGCTGTGTTTTACTGACGGACCGAGCGGTGGAATACGTCGTCCTCTCCTGCCCCCACATCAACATCTTTGTGTTCCACGGATGCCCCCTCGTCACAG GTTGGTCACGGGAGATTCTGGAGCGCATGGCTCAATCCAACAAACTGAAACAAGTCACCTGGACAATTTACTGA